From the Mycobacteriales bacterium genome, the window GCGGACAGGGTGGCCGCCCAGGTGTTACTGCTCCGCGGGTCGATCCCGTCGTAGGGGTCGGCCTCGGCCGGCAGATAGGGAACCCCGCCGGAGACGGTCCAGCCACCGTTCGACGCGCCGAACTCCGCGCTGATCGGCACGCCGTTGTAGGTGCGGATCGCTCCGGCCGTCGCCTGGGTGGCCGCGGTGGTGCGGGCGTCCTCGATGTCGACCCCGCCGTACACCTGACAGGCGGTCGTGTCACAGATGTCGTACGTCGAGGTCTTCCCGTGCGCGATCGCGTAGGTGCGGGCGGCGACGGCCTGGGCCTGCAGCGCCGCGGCCGGCCAGCTGGGGATGGACTCGGCGGGCACGACGCCGTCGACGTAGGACTCGAGGTCGAGCGTGTTCACCACCTGCAGCTGCGTCGCGCCGGTGGGGCTCGCGGTGAGGGTGCCCCGGTATCGCTTGCTCCCCGCTCCGACGTGGAGCGTCACCGGCCCGGTGGCGGCGAAGCGGAGCGGGCCGACGAAGCCCGAATTGGCGCTGGGGTAGGCGGTCCAGGTGCTGCCGTTGAACGACTCGAGGCGCAGGACGGATCCGTCCCGGCGGGCGCGCCAGCGCTGGGGTCCGGTCGGCAGGTGATAGAGCGCATTGCTGTCGAGGTCGCGCGCGGTCAACCCGGCCGCCGGATCGACCTGCGTGGTCGTCGCCGTTGCCGCGCTGATCAGTACCCGGATGGAACTCGGACCGCGGGTCGGCTGCGCGGTTCCCGGGTAATAGAAGGACAGGATCGCGGTGGCGGACAGACCGTGCTCGGCGGCGCCGGCAGCCCCCCACTGCGACATCCCGCGGCCATGTCCATAGCCGTGTCCGTCGACGTGGAACACCCCGCCGGCGGGAACCGGGTAGACCTCGGCGGTGCCGGCGTCCGGGGCGGGAGTTCGCGCGAACGGGCGCTCCGGTCCGCTCGCCGATGCGGCCGGGAGCGTCAGGGCGAGCAGCAGCACGGCTCCGCCGACGACAGCCACCGCCGACCCGCGTGGCGTCCACCGAGCGTGGACAGCCATGCGTGCCCCCCAGCTCCGACCGGAGCGCGAATTCGACACCCCAGGTAACCGAGGGTAATCGAGTCGCTCCAGACTGGTGGGGTCATTGGGGCCGGGTCGCCCGGTCGGGGGGGGTGCGTGCGATCGCAACTCCCCTTACCGACGGCCTTTTCCGGTTATCGCCGTAAGCCCGAGGACCCCGACGAGCGGTGCCAGGGCCACCGCCGGAAGCAGGTAACGGACCGAGAAGCCCGCCAGCAACGCCGGGGCAGCCAGCGCACCGATCAGCGCGGCACAGATGAGCAGACAGGCCAGGCGCATCCCGGAGCCGCGGGCCCGGCCGACCCCGGCGACGGCCGCGAGTCCGGCGAGCAGCAGCACGCCCAGCAGCGTCCCGGGGGTCCACCACGTGCCGTAGGCATGGAGCGAGCGGGTCAGGACACTGTTGATCCCGACGTCGGTTCCGCCGTACTTGTCGACGAGCTTCTGAGTGCCCGCCACCCCGGCGGGATAGCCCGGTCGGAAGGTGAAATACCAGTTCGGGAAGCGCTCGGGGCCGAGTCCGCGGGTCGGGGCGAAGTTGTAGAGGAAGTCGCCCGCCACCGTGCGCAGGTAGTCCAG encodes:
- a CDS encoding SpoIID/LytB domain-containing protein; the encoded protein is MAVHARWTPRGSAVAVVGGAVLLLALTLPAASASGPERPFARTPAPDAGTAEVYPVPAGGVFHVDGHGYGHGRGMSQWGAAGAAEHGLSATAILSFYYPGTAQPTRGPSSIRVLISAATATTTQVDPAAGLTARDLDSNALYHLPTGPQRWRARRDGSVLRLESFNGSTWTAYPSANSGFVGPLRFAATGPVTLHVGAGSKRYRGTLTASPTGATQLQVVNTLDLESYVDGVVPAESIPSWPAAALQAQAVAARTYAIAHGKTSTYDICDTTACQVYGGVDIEDARTTAATQATAGAIRTYNGVPISAEFGASNGGWTVSGGVPYLPAEADPYDGIDPRSSNTWAATLSATDIEAWYPAVGTLHAVRVISRDGHGQWGGRITGLELDGVDRSGRATAVQLTDQSSIRLGLRSTWWRPENVASTLSGPKYAALHSTVRVTGTAPPGATVVPYFHKRDGTGYVARRALPVSADGTFATTYLADDDYRYYAVVSVPGAGPVSTETVLTQISPTITGPASAAAGSTVSITGTARPDSIAQIWFRRAGQSSFVMRRSLPTGAAGTYATTYLAGDTYSYYAVVNGLRSATVTTTMHP